A section of the Methanococcus vannielii SB genome encodes:
- a CDS encoding 30S ribosomal protein S14 — translation MTKEPFKTKYGQGSKVCKRCGRKGPGIIRKYGLDLCRQCFRELAPKLGFKKYD, via the coding sequence ATGACAAAAGAACCATTTAAGACGAAATATGGCCAAGGTTCAAAAGTTTGCAAAAGATGCGGAAGAAAAGGGCCAGGAATCATCAGAAAATACGGATTAGACTTATGCAGACAATGCTTCAGAGAATTAGCACCAAAATTAGGATTTAAAAAGTACGACTAA